The following coding sequences are from one Verrucomicrobiia bacterium window:
- a CDS encoding PQQ-binding-like beta-propeller repeat protein, protein MLCLFLTTAVQAAHPFLACDYGGNKVCRVSAEGKIEWQYDCKNPQDIWLLPNGNYLFCYVNGAVEVTPDAEKKIVWEYKAPSDVKCEVHACQPLTDGKVMIVETGTSRIIEVDRAGKIAKEIKLTTDPAVKMHNQYRGTRKLANGHYIVCFKGEGKIVELDKEGKTVRELKVPGDPHGAVSVGKGHLLVTCGDGHKVQEFDKDGKVVWELNENDLEGNPLRLMAGCQRLPNGNTIFCNYLGHGHIGKQPQVLEVTRDKKVVWLVEDHVQFKTINQIQLLDVKGNVVKGEILR, encoded by the coding sequence GTGCTTTGTCTTTTTTTAACGACAGCAGTGCAGGCAGCGCATCCTTTCCTGGCGTGTGATTACGGCGGGAACAAGGTTTGCCGGGTCTCGGCGGAGGGCAAGATCGAGTGGCAATATGATTGCAAGAACCCGCAAGACATCTGGTTGTTGCCCAATGGCAATTACCTGTTCTGCTATGTTAATGGTGCGGTGGAGGTGACGCCCGATGCGGAAAAGAAAATCGTTTGGGAATACAAAGCACCCAGCGATGTGAAGTGTGAGGTGCATGCCTGCCAACCCTTGACCGATGGCAAAGTGATGATCGTGGAGACGGGCACCAGCCGCATCATCGAGGTGGATCGCGCGGGCAAGATCGCCAAAGAGATCAAGCTCACGACGGACCCGGCCGTGAAGATGCACAACCAGTATCGCGGCACACGCAAGTTGGCGAACGGTCATTACATCGTGTGCTTCAAGGGCGAGGGAAAGATTGTGGAACTGGACAAGGAAGGTAAGACCGTGCGTGAACTCAAAGTGCCTGGTGATCCGCATGGTGCCGTCTCCGTGGGCAAAGGTCATCTGCTTGTGACTTGCGGCGATGGCCACAAGGTCCAGGAATTCGATAAAGACGGCAAAGTCGTTTGGGAACTGAACGAGAATGATCTGGAAGGCAATCCGTTACGCTTGATGGCCGGTTGCCAGCGTTTGCCGAATGGAAACACGATCTTCTGCAATTACCTTGGTCACGGTCACATCGGCAAACAGCCGCAAGTGCTCGAGGTGACACGGGACAAGAAAGTGGTCTGGCTGGTGGAGGACCACGTCCAGTTCAAGACTATCAATCAGATTCAGTTGCTGGATGTGAAGGGGAATGTGGTGAAGGGCGAAATATTGCGGTAA
- a CDS encoding DUF6602 domain-containing protein, giving the protein MTLPDYLSDVAKDMRAKSMAIRRDFASHRPSAGDNREDLVAEFLVHHLPKKFGVSSGMVISHDGIFSNQADLIVVDEQNNSPLYATTRNKLWPVEAVYALIEVKTVLHPEEIIDAIAKGRKFKTLKRRFCQAGQGQRLFDSLFIIWAFDSASPETVKSNLKEALKGIPRSEQPDLVVVPDKLVVSAGSYLEVTKLGQVNSAYRMQLHTKHGTDLEKLIPEPFEMGDFKENSLLAWYVWFDSWLRQAGSRHTDPLAYLPPDHIWGRFV; this is encoded by the coding sequence GTGACTCTTCCAGATTATCTTTCGGATGTTGCTAAAGACATGAGAGCAAAGTCGATGGCTATCCGACGCGACTTCGCCTCACACCGGCCTTCAGCTGGCGACAACAGGGAGGATCTAGTTGCAGAGTTTCTTGTTCACCATTTGCCGAAAAAATTTGGTGTGAGCAGTGGCATGGTTATTTCTCATGACGGAATTTTCTCTAATCAAGCAGACTTGATAGTTGTGGATGAGCAAAACAATTCTCCTTTGTACGCTACAACTCGGAATAAGCTTTGGCCCGTGGAAGCAGTATACGCTCTGATAGAAGTTAAGACCGTTCTTCATCCGGAAGAAATCATAGATGCTATTGCAAAAGGAAGAAAATTCAAAACTCTCAAACGACGATTCTGTCAAGCAGGTCAAGGGCAACGCTTATTTGACTCATTATTTATAATCTGGGCCTTTGACTCAGCTTCTCCTGAGACAGTTAAGTCTAACCTGAAAGAAGCGCTTAAAGGAATACCCAGATCTGAACAGCCTGACTTGGTTGTGGTGCCGGATAAACTTGTTGTGAGCGCAGGCAGCTATCTAGAGGTCACTAAACTGGGTCAGGTAAACAGTGCTTACAGAATGCAACTCCACACAAAACATGGAACTGACCTTGAAAAATTGATCCCTGAGCCGTTTGAAATGGGAGATTTCAAGGAAAACTCATTGTTGGCGTGGTATGTGTGGTTTGATTCGTGGCTAAGGCAAGCCGGGAGCCGGCATACCGATCCTTTGGCGTATCTGCCGCCCGATCACATTTGGGGTCGGTTTGTTTGA
- a CDS encoding alanine--glyoxylate aminotransferase family protein, producing the protein MAHVKLHIPGPVEVNEKTWQAFRSPMIGHRSQGFKDLYGKIQPQLQTLLGTKQLVYLSTSSAWGVMEGSLRNLVTKKVLNCMKGAFSDKWLDVSKRCGKDAEGLQSEWGSPIRAEAIDKKLATGQFDALTLIHNETSTGTMSPLEEIAALKQKYPDVMFIVDAVSSMTAVPLNFDKLGIDVLLAGTQKAFALPPGLTVFTASPAALAKAATVKDRGYYFDFVEFDKNAKESMTPSTPSISHIYALGSKLDEFFAEGLDARYARHLKLNMATRAWAAKHGFNLFPDAGFESVTLTCINNGAKPGGRTVDIAKLQKLVKEQGFLIDGGYGKIKGTTFRISNMGDETEATMNTLYTALDNAMAKL; encoded by the coding sequence ATGGCACACGTCAAACTGCATATCCCGGGTCCCGTCGAAGTCAACGAGAAGACATGGCAGGCGTTCCGCTCGCCCATGATCGGTCACCGCTCCCAAGGCTTCAAAGACCTCTACGGCAAGATCCAGCCCCAGCTCCAGACCCTGCTCGGCACGAAGCAGCTCGTCTATCTTTCCACCTCTTCTGCTTGGGGTGTGATGGAAGGCTCCCTGCGTAACCTCGTCACCAAGAAGGTCCTGAACTGCATGAAGGGCGCCTTCTCTGACAAGTGGCTGGACGTCTCCAAGCGCTGCGGCAAGGACGCCGAAGGCCTGCAATCCGAATGGGGCTCGCCCATCCGCGCCGAGGCCATCGACAAGAAACTCGCCACCGGCCAGTTCGACGCGCTCACGCTGATTCATAACGAAACCTCCACCGGCACCATGAGCCCGCTGGAAGAGATCGCCGCGCTGAAGCAGAAGTATCCCGACGTCATGTTCATCGTGGACGCCGTCAGCTCCATGACCGCCGTGCCGCTGAACTTCGACAAGCTCGGCATCGACGTCTTGCTCGCCGGCACGCAGAAAGCGTTCGCCTTGCCTCCGGGCCTCACGGTGTTCACCGCCTCGCCTGCCGCCCTGGCTAAGGCTGCCACGGTGAAAGATCGCGGTTACTACTTCGACTTCGTGGAATTCGATAAGAACGCGAAGGAAAGCATGACCCCGAGCACCCCGAGCATCTCGCACATCTACGCGCTCGGCTCCAAGCTCGACGAGTTCTTCGCCGAAGGTCTGGACGCGCGCTATGCCCGTCACTTGAAGCTGAACATGGCTACACGCGCCTGGGCGGCGAAGCACGGCTTCAACTTGTTCCCGGATGCCGGATTCGAATCCGTCACGCTCACGTGCATTAACAACGGTGCGAAGCCCGGTGGCCGTACCGTGGACATCGCCAAGCTCCAGAAGCTGGTGAAGGAACAAGGTTTCCTCATCGACGGCGGCTACGGCAAGATCAAGGGCACGACGTTCCGCATCTCCAACATGGGTGATGAAACGGAAGCGACGATGAACACGCTCTACACCGCCCTCGATAACGCGATGGCGAAACTCTAA
- a CDS encoding DUF5069 domain-containing protein, translating into MKIEGIKGCYEKTRGIFYFARMCSKIRLHAAGKLPADYFDMLGKGFDGRTCRYFGVRYEDVKSLVLSGKSDAEVLEWCESNGRRLTDEQILIYNSFMSKRGWRDDETDGFIPDMIKEYGFADDGKVITDFDLIEMDEGRWHQDQWRDAWK; encoded by the coding sequence ATGAAGATCGAAGGCATCAAGGGTTGTTACGAGAAAACGCGCGGTATCTTTTACTTCGCGCGTATGTGTTCGAAGATCCGTCTGCACGCGGCGGGCAAGCTGCCAGCGGATTATTTCGATATGCTGGGCAAGGGCTTCGATGGGCGCACGTGCCGCTATTTCGGCGTGCGTTACGAGGATGTGAAGAGCCTGGTGCTCTCCGGCAAGTCAGATGCGGAAGTGCTCGAATGGTGTGAGAGCAATGGACGCCGCCTGACGGATGAACAGATCCTCATCTATAACAGCTTCATGAGCAAACGCGGCTGGCGCGACGATGAGACGGATGGCTTCATCCCGGACATGATCAAGGAATATGGATTCGCGGATGACGGCAAGGTCATCACGGACTTCGACCTCATCGAGATGGATGAGGGGCGCTGGCATCAAGACCAGTGGCGCGATGCGTGGAAATGA
- a CDS encoding right-handed parallel beta-helix repeat-containing protein, with protein sequence MNRLAVCFIFGAVSLIPLLAEAASVRDFGAKGDGKTDDTAAIQKAVHEANDGVLEFPKGNYLLTKTIEVKLAERGVTSFTGLGGVGRVTMSGAGPAFRFTGTHMGSADPASFKPGVWEKERMPQVDGLEIVGTHAEADGIEFVKVMQPTVRATLIRNVRDGIRLYERNRNVLIDSCHIYNNTGVGVFFDRVNVHQAIIHGSHISYCKSGGIKIAASEIRNFHFTGNDIEYNYDLKAEASADILIDVTEGSVREGTIASNTIQAKPSPGGANIRFIGNAESADKVGVISITGNMISSQKVNVHLVRARGIVLSGNTTFVGHEHALLLEECRNISVGTQVIDHNPDYRGDVTGGITLKKCKAITLSGIQMEDIRAGSLEEGGAIEVIDSDGVKITSSQIYEPGHRGIFVQGSHNVSISDCIIADRREEPTLTQSVMVAGRSKGVLVRGNILMRGKTGDISAETFSAKAEGNSPYVK encoded by the coding sequence ATGAACCGTCTAGCTGTGTGCTTTATTTTCGGTGCCGTAAGTTTAATCCCGCTGCTCGCTGAAGCCGCTTCCGTGCGCGACTTCGGCGCAAAAGGCGATGGCAAGACCGATGACACCGCCGCCATCCAAAAGGCTGTGCATGAGGCGAACGATGGCGTGCTGGAATTTCCCAAGGGCAATTATCTTCTCACCAAAACCATCGAAGTGAAGCTCGCCGAGCGCGGTGTGACCAGCTTCACCGGCCTAGGCGGTGTTGGGCGTGTCACGATGTCTGGAGCGGGTCCGGCCTTCCGCTTTACTGGCACGCATATGGGTTCTGCTGATCCGGCTTCATTCAAACCCGGCGTCTGGGAAAAGGAACGCATGCCGCAGGTGGATGGCTTGGAGATCGTCGGCACACATGCAGAGGCTGACGGCATTGAGTTCGTGAAGGTGATGCAACCGACGGTGCGCGCCACGCTCATCCGCAATGTGCGTGATGGCATCCGTCTCTATGAACGTAATCGCAATGTGCTCATAGACAGTTGCCACATCTATAACAACACAGGTGTGGGTGTGTTCTTCGATCGCGTGAACGTTCATCAGGCCATCATCCATGGCAGCCACATCAGCTATTGTAAGAGTGGTGGCATCAAGATCGCGGCGAGTGAGATCCGTAATTTTCATTTCACGGGTAACGACATCGAATACAACTACGACCTGAAGGCAGAGGCTTCGGCGGACATTCTCATCGACGTCACGGAAGGCAGCGTGCGGGAAGGAACCATCGCCAGTAACACCATTCAGGCGAAGCCGAGTCCGGGCGGTGCGAACATCCGCTTCATCGGCAATGCGGAATCGGCGGACAAAGTGGGCGTCATCAGCATCACGGGCAACATGATCAGCAGCCAGAAGGTGAATGTGCACTTGGTGCGCGCACGCGGGATCGTGCTCAGCGGCAACACCACATTCGTCGGTCACGAGCATGCGCTGCTCCTCGAAGAATGCCGGAACATCTCCGTGGGCACGCAGGTTATTGATCACAATCCGGATTATCGCGGAGACGTGACCGGCGGCATCACCTTGAAGAAATGCAAGGCCATCACCTTGAGCGGAATACAGATGGAGGACATCCGGGCCGGTTCACTTGAAGAGGGTGGTGCTATCGAAGTGATCGACTCGGATGGTGTGAAGATCACTTCCAGCCAGATCTACGAGCCGGGGCATCGCGGCATCTTTGTGCAAGGCTCGCACAACGTCTCCATCTCCGACTGCATCATCGCTGATCGCCGCGAAGAACCCACGCTCACTCAATCCGTGATGGTGGCCGGCCGCTCCAAAGGAGTACTCGTGCGCGGGAATATTCTGATGCGCGGCAAGACTGGCGATATCAGCGCGGAAACTTTTTCAGCGAAAGCAGAAGGTAACTCGCCGTATGTGAAGTAG
- a CDS encoding M24 family metallopeptidase yields MNAELEIKLAQVRAVIKEQKAAGALFGLQPNFSWLACGGEAHIPLNTDKSFGQLLVTPKGLYVFATRIEMPRLLNEALKGLGAKPLVYEWFDAPGALETLKSVVDPKKVLSDNGEWGTQARPELFAPLHYSLQPIEVKRYLALGKATEAAMNEVCKAIKPGQTEFNLAGQLADAAWQRDLTPVVLLVATDERVKNFRHPLPTKKKLKKYAMLVLCARQHGLIVAMTRLVHFGKLSEDLKRRHAAVCLVDTAMHQSTRIGTPVREVFRRATATYAQQGFPDEWHLHHQGGPCGYQGRDYLGSPTAQGVVLENQPYAWNPSITGTKSEDTILATAKGPIVVTESKDWPMVSVEWDGKIVKRPDILVR; encoded by the coding sequence ATGAACGCGGAACTAGAGATCAAGTTAGCCCAAGTGCGGGCCGTAATCAAAGAACAGAAGGCTGCCGGTGCGCTTTTCGGCCTGCAACCGAACTTCTCGTGGCTCGCCTGCGGAGGCGAGGCCCACATCCCGCTGAACACCGACAAATCGTTCGGCCAGCTCCTCGTCACTCCCAAAGGACTCTACGTTTTCGCCACGCGCATCGAGATGCCGCGCCTCTTGAATGAAGCTCTCAAGGGCCTCGGTGCCAAGCCGCTCGTGTATGAGTGGTTCGATGCGCCGGGTGCGCTGGAAACGCTGAAGAGCGTGGTGGACCCGAAGAAGGTTCTCTCGGATAACGGCGAATGGGGCACGCAAGCGCGTCCGGAACTCTTCGCGCCATTGCACTATTCCCTGCAACCCATCGAAGTGAAACGCTACCTCGCGTTGGGCAAGGCGACGGAAGCCGCGATGAACGAAGTGTGCAAGGCTATCAAGCCGGGTCAGACGGAGTTTAATCTCGCCGGTCAATTGGCCGATGCCGCATGGCAGCGTGATCTCACGCCCGTGGTCTTGCTCGTGGCCACGGATGAGCGCGTGAAGAATTTCCGTCATCCGCTGCCGACGAAGAAGAAGCTCAAGAAATACGCGATGCTCGTGCTGTGCGCACGTCAGCATGGCTTGATCGTGGCGATGACGCGCCTCGTGCATTTCGGCAAGTTGAGCGAAGACCTGAAGCGGCGTCATGCGGCGGTGTGTCTCGTGGATACGGCGATGCACCAGAGCACGCGCATCGGCACGCCGGTGCGTGAAGTGTTCCGTCGTGCGACGGCGACGTATGCGCAGCAAGGTTTCCCGGATGAGTGGCATCTTCACCATCAGGGCGGACCATGCGGCTATCAGGGTCGCGATTATCTCGGTTCACCGACGGCGCAAGGCGTAGTGCTGGAGAACCAACCTTACGCGTGGAATCCCTCCATCACCGGTACGAAGAGCGAAGACACGATCCTCGCGACCGCCAAGGGACCGATTGTGGTCACCGAATCCAAGGACTGGCCGATGGTCAGCGTGGAGTGGGATGGTAAGATCGTGAAACGGCCGGATATTTTGGTGAGGTAA
- a CDS encoding nucleotidyl transferase AbiEii/AbiGii toxin family protein — MVFDETFAKKPSILRAGQSPKWGGYRVEFKIIEKDKAKAFSDSVEKLRRNATIMGDNQERKFSIDISKHEFCSVKQEYQLDDYTIYTYTLPMMALEKVRALCQQLPGYSLQTTPRPRAQDFYDIHALERFKK, encoded by the coding sequence ATGGTTTTTGACGAGACCTTCGCCAAAAAGCCTTCCATTCTCCGTGCGGGGCAGAGCCCCAAATGGGGAGGCTACCGCGTGGAGTTCAAAATCATCGAGAAGGACAAAGCGAAAGCGTTCTCCGATTCTGTGGAAAAGCTGCGGCGGAACGCCACCATTATGGGTGACAACCAGGAACGAAAATTCAGCATCGACATCAGCAAACACGAATTTTGCTCAGTCAAACAGGAATACCAACTGGATGACTATACGATCTACACATACACGCTGCCCATGATGGCTTTGGAGAAAGTGCGGGCACTTTGCCAGCAATTGCCGGGTTATTCACTACAAACCACACCACGGCCCCGAGCTCAGGATTTTTACGACATCCATGCCCTAGAACGGTTTAAAAAATGA
- a CDS encoding alpha/beta hydrolase-fold protein, whose amino-acid sequence MLKRSFRNRLPAVVFNSIIKIMRILSLLLAIAVPVFAQNDAKNASSQKQGEKGPSEPRNVGRKITLNEDDKPAFPVPPAGFDKKREGIPHGKLEMIEYDSKTVGTKRKLNVYTPPGYTKEKKYPVLYLLHGIGGDETEWARFASPDILLDNLIADGKAQPMIIVMPNGRAQKNDRAEGNVFAAAPAFAVFERDLLDDVIPFIESRYSVNPDREQRALAGLSMGGGQSLNFGLGNLDKFAWVGGFSSAPNTKKPAELLPDADAAKRLKLLWLSCGNKDGLIYISQGFHSYLKEKNVPHVWHVASHGHDAPEWKQALYHFVPQLFK is encoded by the coding sequence ATGTTGAAGCGCTCCTTCCGCAACCGCTTGCCAGCCGTGGTGTTCAACAGCATCATCAAAATTATGCGAATCCTTAGTCTGCTCCTAGCCATTGCCGTGCCTGTGTTTGCTCAGAATGATGCGAAGAATGCGTCATCTCAAAAGCAGGGTGAAAAAGGGCCAAGTGAGCCGCGCAATGTGGGTCGCAAGATCACATTGAATGAGGATGACAAACCCGCCTTTCCCGTGCCGCCTGCGGGCTTTGATAAAAAGCGCGAGGGCATCCCGCACGGCAAGCTGGAGATGATCGAGTATGACTCCAAAACCGTCGGCACCAAGCGCAAGCTGAACGTGTATACGCCACCCGGTTATACGAAGGAGAAGAAGTATCCCGTGCTGTATCTGCTGCACGGCATCGGCGGGGATGAGACGGAGTGGGCGCGCTTCGCCTCGCCGGACATCCTGCTGGATAACCTCATCGCGGACGGGAAAGCGCAGCCCATGATCATCGTGATGCCGAATGGCCGCGCGCAGAAGAACGATCGCGCGGAAGGCAATGTATTCGCCGCCGCACCTGCGTTTGCTGTGTTCGAGCGGGATCTGCTGGATGACGTCATCCCCTTCATCGAATCCCGCTACAGCGTGAACCCGGACCGCGAGCAACGCGCCCTCGCCGGCCTCTCCATGGGCGGCGGCCAATCGCTGAACTTCGGCCTCGGCAACCTAGACAAGTTCGCCTGGGTCGGCGGCTTCTCCTCCGCGCCAAACACGAAGAAGCCGGCTGAACTGCTGCCTGATGCGGATGCGGCGAAGCGCCTCAAACTTCTATGGCTCTCTTGCGGCAACAAAGACGGGCTCATCTACATCAGCCAAGGATTTCACTCGTATCTAAAAGAGAAAAACGTGCCGCATGTATGGCATGTGGCGAGCCATGGGCACGATGCGCCGGAGTGGAAGCAGGCGCTTTATCACTTCGTACCACAGCTATTTAAATAA
- a CDS encoding GNAT family N-acetyltransferase: MNKVPIIRKIRAEEMPALLDLYRHLHADDPALPITADTESLWQRILADPSQNYLIAEVEGRIVASCVLVVIANLTRGARPYGLIENVVTHPDYRKRGIGTQLLKAALALAWEQRCYKVMLLTGRKDEATLRFYQQAGFEGGVKTGFAAKP; this comes from the coding sequence GTGAACAAGGTTCCCATCATCCGCAAAATCCGCGCTGAGGAAATGCCCGCGTTGCTAGACCTTTACCGCCATCTGCATGCCGATGATCCGGCATTGCCCATCACGGCAGATACCGAAAGCCTCTGGCAACGCATCCTCGCCGATCCCTCTCAAAACTATCTCATCGCCGAAGTGGAAGGAAGAATCGTCGCCTCGTGTGTATTGGTAGTCATCGCAAATCTGACACGCGGAGCGCGACCTTACGGCTTGATCGAAAATGTGGTGACGCATCCGGATTACCGTAAGCGCGGCATCGGCACGCAGTTGTTGAAGGCAGCACTGGCGCTCGCGTGGGAGCAGCGGTGTTATAAGGTGATGCTGCTGACGGGGCGCAAGGACGAGGCGACGTTGCGCTTTTATCAGCAAGCAGGTTTCGAGGGCGGGGTGAAGACGGGGTTTGCGGCGAAGCCCTAG
- the cls gene encoding cardiolipin synthase has protein sequence MEGDPKDLIDYLRQTWHVLLALFTVLIAVVASAHAILNKRDTRAAVMWVALSWLVPLVGPVLYLTFGINRLRRRASQLRAACPRYQTTAGTNTERELPMNKVSREWPSLVPLVKLMNQMTPQPLLAGNSVDPLINGDAAYPAMVAAIDSAKHSVTFATYIFDQGKAGDMFVNALTRAMQRGVEVRVLIDDTGARYSWPSIVPQLKKSGIPVVRFLPTSVPFRTMAINLRNHRKILITDGLIAFTGGMNIRDGHMLKLNPKRPVQDIHFRLRGPIVGYLQEAFADDWMFSTRIELRGEKWFPQLYATGSVLTRCVPDGPDDNFEKIRWTILGAITCAQKRIRIMNPYFLPDPALLSAINVAAMRGVQVDIILPEKNNLPFVHWAMMAQLWQVLIRGCRVWLTKGPFDHSKLMIVDGVWSFIGSSNFDPRSLRLNFELNVECYCPHLAGELEAHIEGKLASAHQLTLREVDERPLPIKLRDGIARLMTPYL, from the coding sequence ATGGAAGGCGACCCCAAAGACTTGATCGATTATTTGAGACAGACGTGGCACGTGCTGCTCGCCCTCTTTACTGTACTCATCGCCGTCGTCGCCTCTGCTCACGCCATCCTCAATAAGCGCGATACCCGTGCCGCCGTCATGTGGGTGGCCCTGAGCTGGCTCGTCCCGCTCGTCGGTCCCGTGCTCTACCTCACCTTCGGCATCAATCGCCTGCGTCGTCGTGCTTCTCAACTCCGTGCCGCCTGCCCGCGTTACCAGACCACTGCTGGCACCAATACGGAACGTGAATTGCCGATGAACAAAGTCTCGCGCGAATGGCCCTCGCTCGTGCCACTGGTCAAGTTGATGAACCAGATGACGCCGCAGCCCCTGCTCGCAGGCAATTCCGTTGACCCCTTGATCAATGGTGACGCCGCTTACCCCGCGATGGTCGCTGCCATCGACTCCGCGAAACATTCCGTCACCTTCGCCACCTACATCTTCGATCAAGGCAAAGCCGGCGACATGTTCGTGAACGCACTCACCCGCGCCATGCAACGCGGTGTGGAAGTGCGCGTACTCATCGATGACACCGGTGCGCGTTACTCCTGGCCATCCATCGTACCTCAGCTCAAGAAATCGGGCATCCCCGTGGTGCGTTTTCTCCCCACGTCCGTGCCCTTCCGCACCATGGCCATCAACTTGCGAAACCACCGCAAGATTCTCATCACCGATGGCCTCATCGCCTTCACCGGCGGCATGAACATCCGCGATGGCCACATGCTCAAGCTGAACCCCAAGCGCCCCGTGCAGGACATCCACTTCCGCCTGCGCGGCCCGATCGTGGGTTATTTGCAGGAAGCTTTTGCGGATGACTGGATGTTCAGCACACGCATCGAGTTACGCGGAGAGAAATGGTTCCCGCAACTCTACGCCACCGGCTCCGTACTCACGCGCTGTGTGCCGGACGGACCGGATGACAATTTCGAGAAGATCCGCTGGACCATCCTGGGTGCGATCACCTGCGCGCAGAAACGCATCCGCATCATGAACCCCTATTTCCTGCCGGATCCGGCCCTGCTCAGCGCGATCAACGTCGCTGCCATGCGCGGTGTGCAGGTAGACATCATCTTGCCGGAAAAAAATAATCTGCCGTTCGTACACTGGGCCATGATGGCCCAGCTCTGGCAGGTGCTCATCCGCGGCTGCCGCGTGTGGCTCACGAAAGGCCCCTTTGATCATTCCAAGCTCATGATCGTGGATGGCGTCTGGTCCTTCATCGGCTCGTCCAATTTCGATCCCCGCAGCCTGCGCCTGAACTTCGAGCTGAATGTGGAATGCTACTGCCCCCATCTCGCTGGCGAACTCGAAGCCCATATCGAGGGCAAACTCGCCAGCGCCCACCAGCTCACCCTGCGCGAAGTGGATGAACGCCCCCTGCCCATCAAGCTCCGTGACGGCATCGCCCGCCTGATGACGCCGTATCTGTAA
- a CDS encoding type II secretion system protein, whose translation MRWNPKRRRGFSLIELMVVIAIVLILAGMLLPALTKGKMKAKQTECTSHLRQSGLAFRMFADDHDNRLPMQVSVKRGGTMEYANKGETWRHFQVMSNLLVDPKLLVCPADKSRSITNWSKLGNANTSYFVGLDAKIGSAHQMLAGDRNILTPGYQTPGVVPVRPEMQIFWTEEMHQFRGNILFGDGHVQAMDSEGLQRVVTQHAMK comes from the coding sequence ATGCGCTGGAATCCAAAGAGGCGGCGTGGTTTTTCGCTCATCGAACTGATGGTGGTCATCGCCATCGTACTCATCCTTGCCGGGATGCTGCTGCCGGCTTTGACGAAAGGAAAGATGAAGGCCAAGCAGACGGAGTGCACGAGTCATCTGCGGCAGTCGGGGCTGGCTTTCCGAATGTTCGCCGATGATCACGACAACCGTCTCCCCATGCAGGTGAGTGTGAAGCGGGGCGGCACGATGGAGTACGCGAACAAGGGGGAGACGTGGCGGCATTTTCAGGTGATGTCCAATCTGCTGGTGGACCCGAAGCTGCTGGTGTGCCCGGCGGATAAGAGCCGTTCCATCACGAATTGGAGCAAGCTGGGCAATGCGAACACGAGTTACTTCGTGGGATTAGACGCGAAGATCGGTTCAGCGCACCAGATGCTGGCGGGTGACCGGAATATTTTGACGCCGGGATATCAAACGCCCGGAGTGGTGCCGGTAAGACCGGAGATGCAGATATTTTGGACGGAGGAGATGCATCAGTTCCGGGGGAACATCCTGTTTGGCGATGGACACGTGCAAGCGATGGATAGTGAGGGCTTGCAACGGGTGGTGACGCAGCACGCGATGAAATAG